One window from the genome of Cucumis melo cultivar AY chromosome 12, USDA_Cmelo_AY_1.0, whole genome shotgun sequence encodes:
- the LOC103504587 gene encoding zinc-finger homeodomain protein 9-like, translating into MDGENSNYHYRECLRNHAASLGSYATDGCGEFTLDDSSSPANLLHCAACGCHRNFHRKVTYIAGGGGRSSAATATDDDLMDYDRHAVVEYAAADTERSGGGGSKKRFRTKFTVDQKEKMLAFAEKLGWKLQRKDLDDEIERFCRSVGVTRQVFKVWMHNHKNSFSSNSASTGNASSLTQ; encoded by the coding sequence atggACGGAGAAAACTCAAACTATCATTACAGAGAATGCCTTCGGAACCATGCAGCCAGTCTCGGCAGTTACGCCACCGACGGCTGCGGCGAATTCACTCTCGACGACTCTTCTTCTCCGGCCAACCTCCTTCACTGCGCCGCCTGTGGCTGCCACCGTAACTTCCACCGCAAAGTCACCTACATCGCCGGAGGCGGAGGCCGCTCCTCCGCCGCCACCGCCACGGACGACGACCTCATGGATTACGACCGCCACGCCGTCGTCGAGTACGCCGCTGCCGACACCGAGAGGAGCGGCGGCGGGGGAAGTAAAAAACGGTTCCGTACGAAGTTCACGGTGGATCAGAAAGAGAAGATGTTGGCATTTGCGGAGAAATTAGGTTGGAAATTGCAGAGGAAAGATCTGGACGATGAGATCGAGAGGTTTTGCCGGAGCGTGGGAGTCACTCGCCAAGTTTTTAAGGTTTGGATGCATAATCATAagaattctttttcttctaattcTGCATCCACCGGAAATGCCTCTTCTCTAACACAGTAa